The Chryseobacterium glaciei DNA window TTTCCAATTATTTTCTTTTTTTGCTTTTTCTATATACTTATTCACAAAAACCATTGCCCTTGAATCGTTTTCAGGATAGTTTTCATACAAGTCTGAAATTGTCTTGTATGATAAACTTTGTAATTCCTGGGCATTAAGAAAAAAGAAGAACAAATTAAAAATCAGAAGTGAAATCTTATGATGATAATGCATAACATTAAGATATATTCAAATTTACCGGAAAAATCTATTACAAAATATACTTGAACAAGCTTCGAGTTAGGCTCCATTCCTATTAGTTTAATAAGTAATTAATTTTCAATTAGTTAAAAATAAATATAGTGGGAAGGATGTATATTTCATTACGTAGAAAACATATTTCTTTCCCGCTATTGTTTTTCTCAACCTCTCAGTCAGTGTAATTTAGACTTCAGAATTCCAAGTGAATCAATCAGCAAAGCAATTTTAAATTAATCATTAAATATTATGAAAAAAGTCAAAACAAGAGTCGTAGAATTCATCAGCTATTTCTTTATACTGTTGTTTTGTTACGCCGGGATTAGTAAAATAATGGATTTTGAAAATTTTCAGATTCAGATTTCGGAATCACCTTTATTAAGTGCATACGCTGCATTCTTACCTTTTGCAATCATTATTCTGGAATTGATCATTGCAGGATTATTGTGTTATCGGAAAACCAGAAATACAGGATTGATTGGAAGTTTTATTTTGATGCTCATCTTCACAGGTTATATTTTTTTTATAATCCACACCTCTGAAAATCTCCCTTGTTCCTGCGGAGGAATTTTAGAGAAAATGAGCTGGAATCAGCACCTGATTTTTAATATAGGATGCGTCCTACTCGATGCAATAGCTTTAATAATGAATATAAAATACAGCAGGCCTGCTAGATAAGAATGTTACCGTAGTTGCTCACGGATAAAAATGATTGGAATTTGATATTAAAGTTTAACCTTAGAATTAGACGGTCGAAAGCTGTCTAACAATCCGAAACTCTAAAATGAATTTATTAACAACAATTTGTTTGAGAATATGTAGAATAGGATATTTTGGTACGACAAGATTCGTTAATCTATGGGTATAACTAATTATTTCACCTAATCAATCGTACTTCTCAGGCAGGTTTCTAAAGTTTTTATGGTAATCTTTTTTGATGTATAAAAAGACCAATAAAATGAAATTCAACCAATTTTTGAAAATGAATGCGGTAGCTATAGCTGCTGTTATGTTTACAGGTGCTACGATGTCTTTTAAAATCATAGAAAAAAAGACAGCCGACCAACAGTTCTATTACAATAGTACAGACACTTCTGCAGGTGCTTTCTCTCAAGAGTCTAACTGGGCAGTAGGAGCAGGTTCATCATGTCTGACCACAGGAAATAAACCTTGTACAATCTCAGTTCCGGAAGGGCAGGATTTGGTTGATGTGATCGGAGGAATGACTAACTCTCAAGTTCTTGCTATTCATCCGAGTGAGAGAAGACAATAATAGTCCTTTCAATCAGGATTTAAAAGTAGGGTTGGCAATAATTTGCCAACCCTATTATTTTTTATCTTGGATTCTGTGGCATTCCGGTAAGCGTAATAATATCTTCAGGAATAGCTATGGCGTATCTCAGATCATTGGGTGACAAAGTGTATGTTTGCCCATTAACAGTTCTGGTAAGCGTAATATTCGCACCATCACGATTGTACCTTTTTAGGTCAGACCATCTTAGTCCTCGAATCAAGAGTTCTTTTCTTCTTTCTTTTAAAATAATATTCAAAGCCTCTGCTTGTGAATTGGCAGTCATAGGGATATAAGTTCCTGTTTTCCATCTTTTGACAAGCAGGTTATTGAGATAACTCATACCTTCCTGAATCTTATTCAGTCTTACATTACATTCCGCAGCCATAAGGTAAAGCTCATCGGTTGCCACACTTACGATTGGCCCATTGACATTATTGTAATAACCCTTAAATAGAACTTCATTAGCAGTATTCTTATTGAAAAAAACGGTTTTTCGTAAGTCATTGTTATCATACATCTGGTAAATGTGATCAGGAATCTTTGCCGGAATCAGATGAGATTCATATCCCATAGCTGTCCACAAAAGAACTTCCTTATTCATTTCCTCAATGGGATAATCAGCATTGGGATTCAGAATATTAAAATCCATCAGGTCATTATTGATGTTTAGTGCTTGTTCTGTATTCTTAAGTGCATTATTATAATCTCCTATATAAAGATAAGCACGAGCCAATAAACCATAAGCTGCTGCTCTCGATATGCGCATCCCTGAA harbors:
- a CDS encoding MauE/DoxX family redox-associated membrane protein, translating into MKKVKTRVVEFISYFFILLFCYAGISKIMDFENFQIQISESPLLSAYAAFLPFAIIILELIIAGLLCYRKTRNTGLIGSFILMLIFTGYIFFIIHTSENLPCSCGGILEKMSWNQHLIFNIGCVLLDAIALIMNIKYSRPAR
- a CDS encoding RagB/SusD family nutrient uptake outer membrane protein → MRKIKILVISLSLILTSFGCSDFLDEKSDLKLATPDRLEDNQMLLNNYGFLNVDFASSGETSSDDYYLTDADYYGLSFEASKRLHIWMPDNVASPISSGNDWSTCYRSIYVCNAVLFNMQDKNFTGEQADNIRGQALALRAFRYLDAAQIWCPAYNPQTAGTDLGLPLRLDPDMNIPSVRSTVKQTYNQIISDLQTAIPLLLPKQISGMRISRAAAYGLLARAYLYIGDYNNALKNTEQALNINNDLMDFNILNPNADYPIEEMNKEVLLWTAMGYESHLIPAKIPDHIYQMYDNNDLRKTVFFNKNTANEVLFKGYYNNVNGPIVSVATDELYLMAAECNVRLNKIQEGMSYLNNLLVKRWKTGTYIPMTANSQAEALNIILKERRKELLIRGLRWSDLKRYNRDGANITLTRTVNGQTYTLSPNDLRYAIAIPEDIITLTGMPQNPR